The genomic region TCCTATCTTTTAAGTCAAGGTCAGCATGTTTGTGATGTGGCAGTTATTTATCCTGTGACGCCCTATGAGGCAGAACTAAAAGGTGAGCAATCAAGGGATTGTGCCTTTGCGATGGGGCGCGAACTGATGAAGCAAGGGATCAATTTTGATTTTATTGATCACCAATCATTAGCCCTGGCTGAAATCAGGGGTGATCGCCTTCATATTGATCGAGCTAAATCATCGTATCGAGTGCTTATTTTTCCAAATATGAAAGCCACCCGTTGGCAGAGTTTAAGTCAGGCGGCGGCATTTTCACAAGCGGGTGGAACCGTACTTTCCATTGGTGATTTACCCGAGATTACGGATCGTATGGGCCGTAATGATGAGCGCGTGGCTGACTGGAATGACTGTGCGTTTAAAAGTGAATGCCGTATGGATAGTGTAGAACAGGCCGTTACATATATTAGCAAAAGCTTTGTTCAGGATGTAAGAGGATTAAATAGAACCGTACGAGCTCTGCATCGCAAGATAGGCTTTCGAGATGTCTACTACACAATGGATGCTAAAGCGGGGGATGTAGTTGAATTTCGCGCTAAAGGCATGGTAGAACTATGGGATCCGTGGACGGGAGATAGCAGACCCTTGCGCATAGTGCAAGAGACTGCGACCGGCACACAAGTAGAATTGCCTTTAGAGGAATACGAAGCGCAAGTGATTGTGTTTAGTCCTATTGAAAAGGTGCAAGAACTCGCACAAAAACGGCATGAGCCAAGATTGATTTACCCCTTTCCACAAGAGGATTGGCGGGTGACTTTTATTGCCACGATGAATAATCGCTTTGGCGATTTTCGTTTACCAATCACGAGTGAAAATAAAATAATCGGCATTGAAGCGCGTCGTTTTGATTGGGCACGGGAAGAGGATATAGATACTTCGACAGCGATGCAAACGAGCACAGACTTGACTAAGTGGCAGAAACAATTACATGGTTATGGCCCGCAGTTTTATCAACTGGGACCCTTGCCAGAAAACCTGGATCCTGAACTCATCGATGCGCAATTAGCAAAAGTTACCCAAGTGAACCCAGAGCTCCCAGTGCACATCGATGGGCAAGCCTATTTTTGGCGACCCTATGAGTTTTCTTGGCGTTATGGGAAAGAAAATGATCCGGGCCATCAGGGTTGGCACGGCTTAAAAAACTCAGTGGCGGAGGATTTTATTCGACTAGGTAAAACGGTCTCCGAAGGCAATGGGATTATTCGTTTGTCCCAGGAAGAGCATAGTCGTTATTACTTGTGGACGAGCGCAATTGTCTCGGCGGCCACGCTTGCACGGCTACATGTGGCTAAAAATAGCTCAGCAGAGATGCCAAATACCTCTCCAACTATTTCCCCCGCAGCTATTTTTGTTAATGGAGGGAAAATTCAAGATCAGACTTTGTCGCTGCATCAAGGTGCCAATCCATTACTTATTCGTTTCGATACTTGGGGCCAGAGTCATGTGGTCTTGCGCAAGCAGGATACTCCGCTACCCGCAGCGTCCGAGCTATTGGCGATGCGCTGGTATAAAGATCCAGCTGTGATTCCTTTTGATATATATGCAGGTGAATCATCAGCCCAATGGTTCAGTTTTAATTCTGCTCCAGGAACGAGTGCGATTCAATTACAAGCCGAAAGTTCAGAGCCTATACAGGCCTGGATGGATGGTGTGCCGATGTTCGATCAAGGCGAGGGGTACTTTCTCGCCCCGAAGCCAGCGCCAAGATCAGCGCTAATCACTTTACGAGTTCAGCCACGGGCGGGCTGTAGTGGAGGGGAAGTTATTCCCGAGCCGATAAGGATAGAAACAAATGGACAGGGATTGATGCCCTTGGGAGATTGGTCGAAATTTGGAGTTCTGAACAACTATTCGGGTGGAGTGCGCTATCGCAAGCAATTCACACTTACGGAGCAGCAAACGGAAGGAGAATTTGAGTTTGATCTTGGGCGTGTTAGCGCCACAGTCGAACTGTGGGTGAATGGTCAGAAAGCTGGTGTACGAGTTGCTCCACCGTGGAAAATCGATGTAAGTGGCTTGCTTCAAGCTGGCGAGAATGAAGTCGAGA from Lentisphaera profundi harbors:
- a CDS encoding glycosyl hydrolase; this translates as MSNEFTGIPSGSVNLDAKPEFKQPPIGYGEVPFWWWTGDDLDEDRLLWQVNELHKKGISGVQVNYSSLDTPAWPTDISEPALFSEGWWKLYSRISEECAKLDMGIGLSTYCLDTPQGAKNLFHELFYSKKELNAIELILGERMHLCKNETKSIDCGEEIFLARAYELKDGVLERGGIDLTHLVKSGELTWTAPAGEWQVWTFATRAQELSLNPLMKGAGDLVIRDFYQKFEDNNPGKTSKGLNYFFNDELQIGVGKYKFIDGEHVIGDGKFAWSTDFAEEFLKRKGYNLYECLPAMWEEMGDVTPKLRIDYADVRMSLMEECYFEPIYHWHASRGLIFGCDQSSRGTQPNEFGDYFRATRWYSAPGHDTPGGQADLIKGKISSSIAQLYQRPRVWLEAYHSIGWGATPERMMHATCENFLYGCTLLNLHGLYYTTYGSHWEWAPPCHHFRMPYWEHMGTFLKYFERLSYLLSQGQHVCDVAVIYPVTPYEAELKGEQSRDCAFAMGRELMKQGINFDFIDHQSLALAEIRGDRLHIDRAKSSYRVLIFPNMKATRWQSLSQAAAFSQAGGTVLSIGDLPEITDRMGRNDERVADWNDCAFKSECRMDSVEQAVTYISKSFVQDVRGLNRTVRALHRKIGFRDVYYTMDAKAGDVVEFRAKGMVELWDPWTGDSRPLRIVQETATGTQVELPLEEYEAQVIVFSPIEKVQELAQKRHEPRLIYPFPQEDWRVTFIATMNNRFGDFRLPITSENKIIGIEARRFDWAREEDIDTSTAMQTSTDLTKWQKQLHGYGPQFYQLGPLPENLDPELIDAQLAKVTQVNPELPVHIDGQAYFWRPYEFSWRYGKENDPGHQGWHGLKNSVAEDFIRLGKTVSEGNGIIRLSQEEHSRYYLWTSAIVSAATLARLHVAKNSSAEMPNTSPTISPAAIFVNGGKIQDQTLSLHQGANPLLIRFDTWGQSHVVLRKQDTPLPAASELLAMRWYKDPAVIPFDIYAGESSAQWFSFNSAPGTSAIQLQAESSEPIQAWMDGVPMFDQGEGYFLAPKPAPRSALITLRVQPRAGCSGGEVIPEPIRIETNGQGLMPLGDWSKFGVLNNYSGGVRYRKQFTLTEQQTEGEFEFDLGRVSATVELWVNGQKAGVRVAPPWKIDVSGLLQAGENEVEIIVYNALANHYQTIPSLYKGDPISGLFGPVKLLRKDKKRVVKDRLILKEREK